The Muribaculum intestinale genome includes the window CGACAAGGAGCTCGCCACCCGCACCTATAACACTCCATCGCCTTTGGCATCGGCAGAATAATCTCTACGGCAAATAATCCACCATGCGCGGCCTCACACTCCCCTATGCAACGGGGCAGTATGAGGCCGCGCCGACATAATATACCCGACGCCCGCGCGTTAATAATAGTATGAGACATAACAGCATATACATGCGATATACCGCGGCCATACTCTGCGCACTGATGCTGTGGAGCTGCGGGGGTGCCAAGCTCGCCGTTGCCGACGAGCAGATGGAACGCGGCGAATACTACGACGCGTCGCGCACATACCGCGGAGTCTACAACAAGCTCAAGAAACGCGAGGAGCGCCCTCTGCGCGGTGAAGTCGCCTACAAAATGGGCCTTTGCTACCGCAAGCTCAACATGAGCGCCCGCGCCTCTGCAGCGTTCCAGAACGCACTGCGCTACTCCTACCCCGACTCACTGACACATCTTTACCTCGCACAGTCGCTACAGTCGGAGGGGCGCTACCGCGACGCCATCAACGCCTATCAGGACTATCTGGCCACAGAGCCGCGGGACGCCGCCGTTGCCGAGACCGGCATAGCCGGATGCCGCAAAGGGATGGGAGCGAAAGCCTCCCCCACCCGATATGTGGTGAAGCAGGCCAAACTCTTCAACTCACGCCGTGCCGACTTCTCACCGATGTTTGCCGGCGATGACCACGACGTGCTCTACTTCACCACGACCAACGAGAAGGTGACCGGCTCCAACCGCAGCGAAATTACCGGAATGAAAAAGGGGGACATATGGGTAGCCCGAAAAAACGAGCAGGGACAGTGGCAACGCCCCGAGGCTGTGGAAGGGGAGCTCAATACCGAGCACGACGAAGGGATAATATCATTCTCGCCCGATGGCTCCACAATGTACCTGACGCGCGCGCGCCGCGAGCCCAACGCCCATACCGGCGTAGAGATATTCACCTCTCAGCGCGGCGATGCCAAATGGAGTGCCCCGGTAAAATTTGAGATTACAGCTGACACACTCTCCAGCTACGGCCATCCTGCCGTGTCGCCCGACGGCAACTGGCTCATATTCGCCTCCGACATGCCGGGAGGCATGGGCGGCCTCGACCTATGGCGCATCAATCTCAAAGAACGCGCCGGCACCCTTGAAAATCTCGGCGAATTCATCAACACCCCGGGCGATGAGTGTTTCCCCTATATGCGCGCCGACAGTCTGCTATACTTTGCCTCTGACGGCCATGCCGGACTCGGCGGTCTCGACCTCTTTCGTGCCGAGCAGACACCGTCGGGCGGATGGAACATCACCAATATGGGCTATCCCGTCAACTCCGCATCCGACGACTTCGGCATTACCTTCGGCGAAGGCGAGAGCGGATACTTCAGCAGCAACCGAGGTGACGGACGAGGATACGACCATCTGTACTCATTCGTACTACCCGACCTTAAGATAACCATATCAGGTATGGTCCTTGACAAAGATGAAGAGCCTGTGCCCAACTCGGTGATACGAATCGTAGGCGACGACGGCTCCAACCAGAAAGCAGCCGGGAAGGCCGACGGCAGCTTCTCATTCCCCCTGCAGAGAGGCGTGCGCTATGTGATGCTCGCCGGAGCCAAGGGGTATCTCAACGCAAAACAGGAATTCCGGGCCGACACGGCCGAAGTCGATGCCGAATATGGTGTAGACTTCATACTCGCCTCCATCAACAAGCCCAATGTCGTCGACAACATATTCTAC containing:
- a CDS encoding OmpA family protein; amino-acid sequence: MRHNSIYMRYTAAILCALMLWSCGGAKLAVADEQMERGEYYDASRTYRGVYNKLKKREERPLRGEVAYKMGLCYRKLNMSARASAAFQNALRYSYPDSLTHLYLAQSLQSEGRYRDAINAYQDYLATEPRDAAVAETGIAGCRKGMGAKASPTRYVVKQAKLFNSRRADFSPMFAGDDHDVLYFTTTNEKVTGSNRSEITGMKKGDIWVARKNEQGQWQRPEAVEGELNTEHDEGIISFSPDGSTMYLTRARREPNAHTGVEIFTSQRGDAKWSAPVKFEITADTLSSYGHPAVSPDGNWLIFASDMPGGMGGLDLWRINLKERAGTLENLGEFINTPGDECFPYMRADSLLYFASDGHAGLGGLDLFRAEQTPSGGWNITNMGYPVNSASDDFGITFGEGESGYFSSNRGDGRGYDHLYSFVLPDLKITISGMVLDKDEEPVPNSVIRIVGDDGSNQKAAGKADGSFSFPLQRGVRYVMLAGAKGYLNAKQEFRADTAEVDAEYGVDFILASINKPNVVDNIFYDFDKATLRPESKTALDSIVQVLRDNPNVTIEMASHTDRWGSEEYNQKLSQRRAQSVIDYLVAAGIRPERLSPQGYGKSRPKTITKRLARRYPQFKEGDVLNEEFILSLPEEGQEVADQINRRTEFQVLSIDYHMY